The genomic segment GTTGCGGGCCAGGGCAGCAGCAGCAGCCTGACGTTTGATCTCGTCCATGGTCCCTCGAAAGGTCGGCGAAGGGCTGGGTGCCTCGAAAGGGCACAATCCCTCGGGCAAATGCTCCTGCATAATGAACCCGCCGGGGCAGAGGATAAAGGCATATTCGATGATGTTCTCCAATTCCCGGACGTTGCCGGGAAACGCATGCCGCATCAAAAACTGAAGCACCTCCGGGGCAAGTCCCTGGATGTCCTTGCCGCTCAGGACATTTTGTCGCTTGATGAAATGCTGGGCCAGAAGCAGAATGTCCTCAGGCCTGCGGCGTAATGGAGGCAGAACCAGGCGGACCACGTTAAGTCGATAATAAAGATCGCTGCGAAAGGTTTGCCTGGAGACCATCTCCTCCAGATTGCGGTTTGTGGCGGCAATGACCCGGACGTTTACCGCAACGCCGCGAACCGACCCCAAAGGTTCAACCACTTTCTCCTGCAGAACGCGCAGGATTTTGACCTGCAAAGCCAGCGGCATGTCGCCGATCTCATCAAGGAACAAGGTGCCGCCGTCGGCCATTTGGAAGCGTCCGGGCTTGTCCTTTTTGGCATCAGTGAACGCCCCGGCCTTGTGACCGAAAAGTTCGCTCTCCAGCAGATTTTCCGGCAAGGCGCCGCAGTTCACGGCAACGAAGGGCTTGGTGCTGCGTCCGCTCAAATTGTGAATCGCACGGGCCACAAGCTCCTTTCCGGTACCCGACTCGCCAAGGATAAGAACCGCAGAGCCACTGGCCGCGATCTGCGGGAGAATACCGAGAATCCGCTGGAACTCTGGACTCTTGCTGAGAATGTCTTCGATCCTGTACAGTCCGTCGAGTTTTTTCTGAATCAGGCGCAATGCCGAAAGATCACGAAACGTTTCCACCCCCCCCACGATT from the Desulfonatronum thiosulfatophilum genome contains:
- a CDS encoding sigma-54 interaction domain-containing protein, with product MSFPKDISCEHIMDSLADGVFTVDLDWNITFFNRAASAITGVLKDEALGRKCWEVFRSSICDGACVLRTSLEAGENRGNRSLHFVRADGTKVPISISAAPLRDRRGKIVGGVETFRDLSALRLIQKKLDGLYRIEDILSKSPEFQRILGILPQIAASGSAVLILGESGTGKELVARAIHNLSGRSTKPFVAVNCGALPENLLESELFGHKAGAFTDAKKDKPGRFQMADGGTLFLDEIGDMPLALQVKILRVLQEKVVEPLGSVRGVAVNVRVIAATNRNLEEMVSRQTFRSDLYYRLNVVRLVLPPLRRRPEDILLLAQHFIKRQNVLSGKDIQGLAPEVLQFLMRHAFPGNVRELENIIEYAFILCPGGFIMQEHLPEGLCPFEAPSPSPTFRGTMDEIKRQAAAAALARNNGRVMAACRELMVSKDTLRRLLNASQAA